Genomic window (Rhododendron vialii isolate Sample 1 chromosome 4a, ASM3025357v1):
TTGGCCTTTGGGCAACCGGCCAGCGCAGAAACTGCAATCAAAGGGTGGTGGAAAATGTCCGGACTAGATGACTACAATTACTACGAAGAATACAAAGCATGGCTTCAATCGATTCTTGAATCTCCTATGCCATGGATCGGCATGTATATTGCAGCAGCATCTCTAGTCTGTTCCGTTGCCATGGCTGGAGATGTAATTCACGGAATCCGCCGAAAAAAACTTTGGTTCCCGTGCAAGTATTTCTCTATGAATGCTGCATCCCTTACTGTAATAGCTGTGGCAATGAAGCTCTCAGTGGATCTTACCACCGCCATGTTGGGAACGATAGACACACTTGCGAAGCTTAGCAACAGCGGTTTCATGATTATTGTGATGGGTAACTTCCTAATATCTTTTGCATCTATGAATAATAAGGAAATTTTCATGAACATCGTGGCCTTGGGTATTTTGGTGATTACCATTAGTGTAAACATGGGTATCCAATTGTATACTTGGAGGGGGGACCTCGTTCTTTTTGAACGGCAGAGGGAGTACCTCGTTGATATGTACATTCTACGCATATTTAATATTGTTTCCATGCTTGTCTTGTTTGTGACTATGATCTCTTCTATTTTGACGATTCCTGCCACTAAAAGGGATATGGAAAAGAAGTATAATGAATTGCATGAAACTGCTTATGAGGGTGGAAAGTTACAGGAAACTGAGAATCTTACAGATGAGAAACTTAAAGAAGTGGTGGACAAATACTGGATGATGGCAGAAACTGGAAGCCCTCAATTTGTGATGGCTCGTTCTGTGACCTCGGCGACGTTAGGGGC
Coding sequences:
- the LOC131323731 gene encoding uncharacterized protein LOC131323731, with translation MSGLDDYNYYEEYKAWLQSILESPMPWIGMYIAAASLVCSVAMAGDVIHGIRRKKLWFPCKYFSMNAASLTVIAVAMKLSVDLTTAMLGTIDTLAKLSNSGFMIIVMGNFLISFASMNNKEIFMNIVALGILVITISVNMGIQLYTWRGDLVLFERQREYLVDMYILRIFNIVSMLVLFVTMISSILTIPATKRDMEKKYNELHETAYEGGKLQETENLTDEKLKEVVDKYWMMAETGSPQFVMARSVTSATLGAICLATTIYFVTLAIAVVLGDGGLKGYDSTYCWSTVWIFMIQSIGVVVGTIAPICRWFTAINFNCNNMFSNHHKEFKLVETFWIQTLVAWKETPLPSQIRGMKCKRVIGNVKILVLNLCIGIQIWIVVASKLVHLISIIITLPLFSCFYYGKRMKVDLGSESSALEANNSSPELDRYVLQLEGEVKLPKSILKNVS